In a genomic window of Pristis pectinata isolate sPriPec2 chromosome 32, sPriPec2.1.pri, whole genome shotgun sequence:
- the isl2a gene encoding insulin gene enhancer protein isl-2a isoform X2: MVDIIFNTPFLGAMGDHCKRKHGIALCVGCGSQIHDQYILRVSPDLEWHAACLKCAECSQYLDESCTCFVKDGKTYCKRDYIRLFGTKCAKCNLTFSKNDLVMRARNRVYHIECFRCVACSRQLIPGDEFALRDDELFCRADHDVVERASAGGGPLSPEPTGRSLQMAEPISVRQPPLRSHVHKQQEKTTRVRTVLNEKQLHTLRTCYAANPRPDALMKEQLVEMTGLSPRVIRVWFQNKRCKDKKKTLLMKQIQQQQHSDKTSLQGLTGTPMVAASPIRHDGSIQGNAVEVQSYQPPWKALSEFALQSDLDQPAFQQLVTFSESGSLPNSSGSDVTSLSSQLPDTPNSMVPSPVET; encoded by the exons ATGGTGGATATTATTTTTAACACACCTTTCCTCGGTGCTATGGGGGATCATTGCAAAA GGAAGCATGGAATAGCCCTGTGCGTAGGCTGTGGAAGTCAGATCCATGACCAGTACATCCTCCGCGTCTCCCCGGATCTGGAGTGGCACGCCGCGTGTCTGAAGTGCGCAGAGTGCAGTCAGTACCTGGATGAAAGTTGCACTTGCTTCGTGAAAGACGGCAAGACTTACTGCAAAAGGGATTATATTCG GTTGTTTGGGACCAAATGTGCCAAGTGCAATCTGACTTTTAGTAAGAATGACTTAGTGATGAGAGCCCGGAACCGGGTCTATCACATCGAGTGTTTCCGCTGCGTGGCGTGTAGCCGCCAGCTTATTCCCGGCGACGAGTTCGCCCTCAGAGACGACGAGCTGTTCTGCCGGGCCGATCACGACGTGGTGGAGAGAGCCTCGGCCGGGGGAGGCCCCCTAAGTCCGGAGCCGACCGGCAGGTCCCTCCAGATGGCAG AACCCATTTCGGTTCGTCAGCCACCCCTGAGGTCCCACGTTCACAAACAGCAGGAGAAGACAACCCGGGTACGGACGGTGTTGAACGAGAAACAACTCCACACGTTACGGACCTGCTACGCTGCTAACCCCAGACCGGACGCCCTGATGAAagagcagctggtggaaatgactgGGCTGAGCCCCAGGGTCATTCGGGTCTGGTTTCAAAACAAACGTTGTAAGGATAAAAAGAAAACGCTCCTCATGAAACAAATCCAACAGCAGCAACACAGTGATAAAACT AGCCTGCAGGGCTTGACTGGGACGCCAATGGTAGCAGCCAGCCCCATCCGACATGACGGCTCCATCCAAGGGAATGCTGTGGAGGTGCAGTCGTACCAACCTCCCTGGAAAGCACTGAGTGAGTTTGCACTTCAGAGTGACCTGGATCAGCCTGCCTTCCAGCAACTG GTAACTTTCTCGGAATCGGGTTCATTGCCGAACTCCTCTGGAAGTGATGTGACCTCTCTGTCCTCGCAGTTACCGGATACCCCGAACAGCATGGTCCCCAGCCCCGTGGAGACGTGA
- the isl2a gene encoding insulin gene enhancer protein isl-2a isoform X1, translating to MVDIIFNTPFLGAMGDHCKRKHGIALCVGCGSQIHDQYILRVSPDLEWHAACLKCAECSQYLDESCTCFVKDGKTYCKRDYIRLFGTKCAKCNLTFSKNDLVMRARNRVYHIECFRCVACSRQLIPGDEFALRDDELFCRADHDVVERASAGGGPLSPEPTGRSLQMAAEPISVRQPPLRSHVHKQQEKTTRVRTVLNEKQLHTLRTCYAANPRPDALMKEQLVEMTGLSPRVIRVWFQNKRCKDKKKTLLMKQIQQQQHSDKTSLQGLTGTPMVAASPIRHDGSIQGNAVEVQSYQPPWKALSEFALQSDLDQPAFQQLVTFSESGSLPNSSGSDVTSLSSQLPDTPNSMVPSPVET from the exons ATGGTGGATATTATTTTTAACACACCTTTCCTCGGTGCTATGGGGGATCATTGCAAAA GGAAGCATGGAATAGCCCTGTGCGTAGGCTGTGGAAGTCAGATCCATGACCAGTACATCCTCCGCGTCTCCCCGGATCTGGAGTGGCACGCCGCGTGTCTGAAGTGCGCAGAGTGCAGTCAGTACCTGGATGAAAGTTGCACTTGCTTCGTGAAAGACGGCAAGACTTACTGCAAAAGGGATTATATTCG GTTGTTTGGGACCAAATGTGCCAAGTGCAATCTGACTTTTAGTAAGAATGACTTAGTGATGAGAGCCCGGAACCGGGTCTATCACATCGAGTGTTTCCGCTGCGTGGCGTGTAGCCGCCAGCTTATTCCCGGCGACGAGTTCGCCCTCAGAGACGACGAGCTGTTCTGCCGGGCCGATCACGACGTGGTGGAGAGAGCCTCGGCCGGGGGAGGCCCCCTAAGTCCGGAGCCGACCGGCAGGTCCCTCCAGATGGCAG CAGAACCCATTTCGGTTCGTCAGCCACCCCTGAGGTCCCACGTTCACAAACAGCAGGAGAAGACAACCCGGGTACGGACGGTGTTGAACGAGAAACAACTCCACACGTTACGGACCTGCTACGCTGCTAACCCCAGACCGGACGCCCTGATGAAagagcagctggtggaaatgactgGGCTGAGCCCCAGGGTCATTCGGGTCTGGTTTCAAAACAAACGTTGTAAGGATAAAAAGAAAACGCTCCTCATGAAACAAATCCAACAGCAGCAACACAGTGATAAAACT AGCCTGCAGGGCTTGACTGGGACGCCAATGGTAGCAGCCAGCCCCATCCGACATGACGGCTCCATCCAAGGGAATGCTGTGGAGGTGCAGTCGTACCAACCTCCCTGGAAAGCACTGAGTGAGTTTGCACTTCAGAGTGACCTGGATCAGCCTGCCTTCCAGCAACTG GTAACTTTCTCGGAATCGGGTTCATTGCCGAACTCCTCTGGAAGTGATGTGACCTCTCTGTCCTCGCAGTTACCGGATACCCCGAACAGCATGGTCCCCAGCCCCGTGGAGACGTGA